Proteins from a genomic interval of Malassezia vespertilionis chromosome 9, complete sequence:
- the VMA1 gene encoding H(+)-transporting two-sector ATPase (EggNog:ENOG503Q3J7; COG:C; BUSCO:EOG09261225) has translation MAGAMNNAKRETRKIRDEDRESKLGVVFGVSGPVVVADNMVGSSMYELVRVGYDELVGEIIRIDGAKATIQVYEETSGVCVGDPVMCTGKPLSVELGPGMLENIYDGIQRPLEAIADLSKSIYIPRGVNTPALSREKKWSFTPGKFKVGDHITGGDIYGSVLENPLVRDHRIMLPPRARGTITHIAEKGEYTVDDVVLETEFNGEKQQHKLMHTWPVRAPRPVAEKLRADYPLFTGQRILDALFPAIQGGTTSIPGAFGCGKTVISQALSKFSNSDIITYVGCGERGNEMAEVLEEFPQLTLTSDGVEQPIMRRTTLVANTSNMPVAAREASIYTGITLSEYFRDMGYNVAMMADSTSRWAEALREISGRLAEMPADSGYPAYLGAKLASFYERSGKVSALGSPERMGSVSLVGAVSPPGGDFSDPVTTATLGIVGAFWGLDKKLAQRKHFPSVNWNVSYSNYTSPLEGYYEKNWPGFSALRASCRNLLQKDDDLAEIVQLVGKSALGESDKVILEVAQIVKNDYLQQNGISEYDQYCPFYKTSGMLRNIMGYNDHAQAALASNPDLTWARIREHTQDALYGLTQQKFEDPKQGEKAIVEKYDKVAADMAEAFRSLSD, from the coding sequence CGACGAGGACCGCGAGAGCAAGTTGGGCGTTGTCTTTGGTGTTTCTGGCCCAGTCGTCGTTGCGGACAACATGGTTGGGTCCAGCATGTACGAATTGGTCCGTGTCGGCTACGACGAGCTGGTCGGCGAAATCATCCGGATTGACGGTGCCAAGGCGACAATTCAGGTGTACGAAGAGACGAGCGGCGTTTGTGTCGGCGATCCGGTCATGTGCACAGGCAAGCCCCTCTCTGTGGAGCTGGGCCCCGGCATGCTCGAGAACATCTACGACGGTATCCAGCGCCCCCTCGAGGCCATTGCGGATCTCAGCAAGAGTATCTACATTCCCCGTGGTGTAAATACGCCCGCGCTGAGCCGCGAGAAAAAATGGTCGTTTACTCCGGGCAAGTTCAAGGTGGGCGACCACATCACTGGCGGCGATATTTACGGGTCCGTGCTCGAGAATCCTCTCGTGCGCGACCACAGGATCATGCTGCCTCCTCGCGCCCGCGGCACCATTACGCACATTGCCGAGAAGGGCGAATACACTGTTGACGACGTGGTGCTCGAGACCGAGTTCAACGGCGagaagcagcagcacaagcTGATGCATACCTGGCCCGTccgtgcgcctcgtcccGTCGCCGAAAAGCTGCGTGCCGACTACCCCCTCTTCACTGGGCAGCGTAttctcgatgcgctcttCCCTGCGATCCAGGGCGGCACAACCTCGATTCCCGGCGCGTTTGGCTGTGGCAAGACGGTGATTTCCCAGGCGCTCTCCAAGTTCTCCAACTCGGACATTATCACGTACGTCGGGTGCGGTGAGCGTGGAAATGAGATGGCCGAGGTGCTTGAAGAGTTTCCTCAGCTCACACTCACATCTgacggcgtcgagcagccGATCATGCGCCGTACGACCCTAGTGGCCAACACGTCCAACATGCCAGTCGCCGCTCGTGAAGCTTCGATCTACACGGGCATTACGCTGTCAGAGTACTTTAGGGACATGGGCTACAATGTCGCCATGATGGCCGATTCGACCTCGCGCTGGGCCGAGGCACTGCGCGAGATCAGTGGCCGTCTTGCCGAGATGCCGGCCGACTCGGGCTATCCTGCGTACCTCGGCGCAAAGCTTGCGTCCTTCTACGAGCGTTCCGGCAAGGTTTctgcgcttggctcgccGGAGCGCATGGGCTCGGTGAGTCTTGTGGGCGCCGTCAGCCCCCCTGGTGGTGACTTTTCCGACCCGGTGACCACCGCGACACTCGGTATCGTCGGTGCCTTTTGGGGTCTCGACAAgaagcttgcgcagcggaaGCATTTCCCCTCGGTCAACTGGAACGTGTCCTACTCGAACTACACGAGCCCCTTGGAGGGGTACTACGAGAAGAACTGGCCGGGCTTTTCTGCCCTGCGGGCATCGTGCCGTAACTTGCTGCAGAAAGACGATGATCTGGCCGAAATTGTGCAGCTTGTCGGTAAGagtgcgctgggcgagaGCGACAAGGTGATTTTGGAAGTTGCACAGATCGTCAAGAACGACTACCTGCAGCAGAACGGTATCTCGGAATACGACCAGTACTGTCCTTTCTACAAGACCAGTGGAATGCTCCGCAATATTATGGGGTACAATGACCATGCGCAGGCCGCGCTAGCTTCCAACCCTGACCTTACATGGGCCCGGATTCGGGAGCATacgcaagacgcgctgTACGGGCTGACCCAGCAGAAGTTTGAGGACCCCAAGCAGGGCGAGAAGGCCATTGTGGAGAAGTACGACAAGGTCGCTGCGGACATGGCCGAGGCTTTCCGTAGCTTGTCCGACTAG
- the REV1 gene encoding deoxycytidyl transferase (COG:L; EggNog:ENOG503NTZX; BUSCO:EOG092608WI): protein MAAPPHSSSSQLFSDDSSLLEALAHVVTPQASKAAPQTVHAVDSAPSSPTLTDAPPSPAAEAHARKSPASYMEGEAYSGVEFGEWGQYMRNKRAKLRVQQDAIRERHCVSDALQGCVIYINGRTQPPYAELRRMIMEHGGQVLPYLDQKGPCTHIVASSLTPRKVEAFRRYRVVLPSWIVECCRVRKKVDWTLWRCPSMDVQGHAPLFEKREEHAAKAVQRTAWRAQSVENDMRSVQLAMEKAEHESDDVQQSTECELNDGAHTPAAFHQRTAIPSDAQHDARKQLSSSPPPLPPAHSPSSAYYTGAGNQHAASLMASPSWRAEHTAANSEFLNGYYASSRLHHLSTWKSNLQDLVAQATTESARPPMDALLHGMARVIMHVDFDSFFVNVSLRSHSELRTKPVAVCHARQGDSVSSTSEIASCNYIARSFGVRNGTSLGHARKLCPDIHTLPYMFDAYYDTSLRFYTLLTRVADALEVASVDEALIDVSCLLASLQSGVCSTEPALHSAYEMHLPTSPTAAHALAEALRDMICDATQCTASIGIGANVLQARLATRRAKPNGAFHLEAHALESFMAPLQVRDLWGVGWSLCDRFHSWLGTRKVGEIIARTDEAHLVRQFGPKMGKTLWDKLHARDTSTLQAARARASVGAHISWGVRLSDTPQLVAFVERVCAEVAQRASRLELVGAQLSVQVMQRAKDAPTEAPKFLGHGRCTTHHRSSKLHPTCEARALMHAAWPLVQSLRIPPQDVRGLAVSLQRLQPMLRRMEQPRLAFPVLPSADAALEGSEASASSPPSPSFHIPPASQLDLDTVAQLPPAMRACIEARIEQNVMGASAAHFAAQAPHVPSASLEAQAAPLGLDAEVLAQLPTPLRHEILHAAAPQTPHRTAKRHASSSPRTPGFGQKCKKSPARRAHSVSPAKHATLAVSPPKNSAFPALHALAIDPDVFYALPAHVQADVYAEHMAAHTHKTKLRKEKAKAPERTAAQRRRHEAEAAVQYEANIRLRGARFPDSDPVVQEAKKCVGESVGRDPRASLVSAPSTHTGMLHPYLPLATFRDAVRDWYATCGHAAPNPADVARFECVLLACVRAQPPALGTISGMLAWLAYLVENGVPAWKEAYARVDSAVKEAVVAHVRGRLA, encoded by the coding sequence ATGGCTGCGCCACCGCattcctcctcgtcgcaGCTCTTTAGCGACGACTCATCACTTTTAGAGGCATTAGCACATGTAGTCACACCCCAAGCAAGCAaggctgcgccgcaaactGTGCACGCTGTCGACAGTGCACCGTCCAGTCCGACGCTTACAGACGCTCCGCCGTCGCCGGCGGCGGAGGCACACGCACGCAAAAGCCCAGCCTCGTACATGGAGGGAGAAGCGTACAGTGGAGTCGAGTTTGGCGAATGGGGGCAGTACATGCGCAACAAGCGCGCTAAGCTACGTGTGCAACAGGATGCGATTCGCGAGCGCCATTGCGTATCGGACGCATTGCAGGGCTGCGTCATTTATATCAACGGGCGCACGCAGCCGCCGTATGCCGAGCTACGGCGTATGATTATGGAGCATGGCGGCCAGGTGCTGCCGTACCTGGACCAGAAAGGGCCATGCACACATATCGTTGCATCGTCGctcacgccgcgcaaagtaGAAGCGTTTCGCAGGTACCGCGTGGTGCTGCCAAGCTGGATTGTCGAGTGCTGCAGAGTACGAAAAAAGGTGGACTGGACACTGTGGCGATGCCCAAGTATGGACGTGCAAGGGCATGCCCCGCTGTTTGAAAAGAGGGAGGAACATGCGGCGAAGGCGGTGCAGCGGACGGCGTGGCGTGCACAGAGCGTTGAGAATGATATGCGAAGTGTGCAGTTGGCGATGGAGAAGGCCGAGCATGAGAGCGATGATGTGCAGCAAAGCACGGAATGTGAGCTGAACGATGGAGCACACACCCCCGCTGCATTTCATCAACGCACAGCTATTCcaagcgatgcacagcacgaTGCAAGAAAACAGCTGTCAAGTTCGCCACCCCCTCTTCCCCCCGCCCATTCTCCTTCCTCCGCTTACTATACCGGTGCAGGGAACCAACATGCCGCGTCCCTCATGGCCAGTCCATCGTggcgtgccgagcacacGGCCGCCAACAGCGAGTTTCTAAACGGCTACTACGCCAGCAGCCGCCTGCACCACCTGAGCACCTGGAAATCGAATCTACAGGACCTTGTCGCTCAAGCCACCACGGAATCGGCCCGGCCACCCATGGATGCACTTTTGcacggcatggcgcgcgtcATTATGCATGTGGATTTCGATAGTTTCTTTGTGAATGTCAGCCTGCGGTCCCACTCGGAGCTGCGCACAAAGCCGGTCGCGGTATGCCACGCACGTCAAGGCGACAGTGTATCGAGCACGTCGGAAATCGCGTCCTGCAATTACATTGCGCGCTCTttcggcgtgcgcaacgGCACGAGCCTCGGGCATGCACGCAAATTGTGTCCCGATATCCACACCCTGCCCTACATGTTTGACGCGTACTACGATACCTCACTCCGCTTTTACACGCTGCTTACGCGCGTAGCCGACGCACTCGAGGTCGCGAGtgtcgacgaggcgctcatCGATGTCAGCTGCCTGCTTGCCTCGCTGCAAAGCGGCGTATGCAGCACcgagccagcgctgcacagtgCGTACGAAATGCATCTGCCCACCTCGcccaccgccgcgcacgccctTGCCGAAGCACTCCGCGACATGATATGCGATGCGACGCAGTGCACTGCCAGTATCGGCATTGGCGCCAACgttttgcaggcgcgcctcgctACGCGGCGAGCGAAGCCAAACGGCGCATTCCATCTCGAGGCACACGCGCTGGAGTCGTTTatggcgccgctgcaagtGCGCGATTTGTGGGGCGTGGGCTGGAGTCTCTGCGATCGGTTTCATTCCTGGCTTGGAACACGCAAGGTGGGCGAGATTATTGCACGCACAGACGAAGCCCATCTGGTGCGTCAGTTTGGGCCGAAAATGGGCAAAACACTGTGGGATaagctgcacgcgcgcgatacaagcacgctgcaagccgcgcgcgcgcgcgcaagtgtCGGTGCACATATCAGCTGGGGCGTGCGTCTAAGCGATACACCCCAACTCGTTGCTTTTGTCGAGCGTGTATGCGCCGAagtcgcacagcgcgctTCGCGACTCGAGCTGGTGGGAGCGCAACTTTCTGTCCAGgtcatgcagcgcgcaaaggaTGCGCCGACAGAGGCGCCCAAGTTCCTTGGGCATGGCCGATGCACGACGCACCACCGCTCCAGCAAGCTCCATCCGACGTGCGAGGCGCGTGCTTTGATGCATGCCGCATGGCCGCTCGTGCAGAGCTTGCGTATTCCGCCGCAGGACGTGCGTGGGCTTGCGGTTagtttgcagcgcctccagcCCATGCTTCGACGTATGGagcagccgcgcttggcattTCCCGTGCTTCCTTCGGCAGATGCTGCCCTGGAAGGGAGCGAAGCGAGTGCGTCAAGTCCTCCTTCTCCTTCTTTCCATATTCCCCCTGCCTCCCAGCTGGATCTCGACACCGTTGCACAGTTGCCCcccgcgatgcgcgcgtgcatcgaaGCCCGCATCGAGCAGAACGTGATGGGCgcatcggcggcgcactttgccgcccaagcgccgcacgtaCCCTCGGCAAGCTTAGAGGCTCAGGCTGCACCACTCGGGCTGGACGCCGAGGTGCTGGCACagctgccgacgccgctgcgccacgAAATTCTGCAcgcggctgcgccgcaaacgccGCACCGCACCGCGAAACGCCACGCTTCCTCCTCACCTCGCACGCCAGGATTCGGCCAGAAATGCAAGAAaagtccagcgcggcgcgcacacagcGTCTCGCCCGCCAAGCACGCAACGCTCGCCGTGTCCCCACCCAAGAATTCTGCATTTCCAGCGCTACATGCACTCGCAATCGACCCGGACGTGTTTTACGCGCTTCCTGCGCATGTACAGGCAGACGTGTACGCCGAGCACATGGCCGCACACACGCACAAGACGAAACTGCGCAAAGAGAAGGCCAAGGCGCCCGAACgtaccgcggcgcagcgtcggcggcaCGAAGCAGAGGCTGCTGTGCAATACGAGGCCAATATCCGGCTCCGTGGCGCGCGGTTTCCAGACAGCGACCCGGTCGTGCAAGAGGCAAAGAAGTGCGTTGGGGAGAGTGTAGGgcgcgatccgcgcgcgtcgcttgtTTCAGCACCGTCGACGCATACGGGAATGCTGCACCCATACCTGCCACTGGCGACGTTTCGGgatgccgtgcgcgacTGGTACGCTACGTGCGGGCATGCTGCACCGAACCCTGCAGATGTGGCACGCTTTGAGTGCGTATTgcttgcgtgcgtgcgtgcacagccGCCGGCACTAGGCACCATTTCTGGTATGCTTGCGTGGCTTGCGTACCTTGTTGAGAACGGCGTGCCTGCATGGAAGGAGGCgtatgcgcgcgtcgataGTGCTGTGAAGGAGGCGGTCGTGGCGCATGTACGTGGCCGGCTGGCATGA
- the CFD1 gene encoding cytosolic Fe-S cluster assembly factor cfd1 (COG:D; EggNog:ENOG503NVQZ), whose translation MESIERRLRRVKHIVLVLSGKGGVGKSSVAAQLALSLSYGVDGYEDAEGGNRMRVGILDIDLTGPSIPRMLGVADEEVRQSTDGWVPVYTDSTKCLAVMSVGFLLRSKNDSVIWRGPKKQGMIRQFLGDVRWGDLDYLIIDTPPGTSDEHISLMEAIHAFGPVAVMVTTPQAVALNDNLRSLDFSRKVGLPVMGIIENMSGYVCPHCSDCTNVWGKGGGESLAEREHISFLGRIPIDPALVRVLDDALEDAAELQKKMQSGDEAEPLAGTALSYATAQRYRRSQTFAIFQQITEKVLKYTQGHEHTQ comes from the coding sequence ATGGAGTCGATCGAGCGCAGGCTGCGGCGTGTGAAGCACATCGTGCTTGTGCTGTCCGGAAAAGGGGGCGTAGGGAAGAGCTCTGTAGCTGCACAGCTGGCGCTGTCATTGTCGTACGGAGTAGATGGCTACGAAGATGCAGAGGGTGGCAATCGCATGCGCGTCGGCATCCTCGACATTGATCTGACCGGTCCGTCGATCCCGCGTATGCTGGGCGTTGCAGACGAAGAGGTTCGCCAGAGCACGGATGGATGGGTGCCGGTGTACACGGACTCTACGAAATGCCTGGCGGTGATGAGCGTCGGGTTCTTGCTGCGATCCAAGAACGACAGTGTGATTTGGCGTGGGCCCAAGAAACAGGGCATGATCCGCCAGTTTTTAGGCGATGTGCGGTGGGGCGACTTGGACTACCTGATTATCGATACGCCGCCCGGCACGTCGGACGAGCACATCTCGCTCATGGAAGCGATTCACGCGTTCGGGCCCGTTGCTGTCATGGTCACGACGCCACAGGCTGTTGCTTTGAATGATAACCTGCGCTCGCTCGATTTTTCACGCAAGGTTGGATTGCCGGTAATGGGGATCATTGAGAATATGAGTGGATACGTTTGCCCGCATTGCAGCGATTGCACCAATGTCTGGGGCAAAGGCGGCGGTGAGTCACTTGCAGAGCGTGAGCATATTTCCTTTCTTGGTCGCATACCGATCGATCCTGCACTGGTGCGTGTGTTGGACGATGCACTGGAGGATGCAGCAGAGCTCCAGAAGAAAATGCAAAGTGGCGATGAGGCCGAGCCGCTTGCGGGCACTGCGTTGAGCTACGCCACCGCACAGCGGTACCGGCGCAGCCAGACGTTTGCCATCTTTCAGCAAATTACCGAAAAGGTACTCAAGTATACCCAGGGCCACGAGCACACACAGTAG
- the RIB3 gene encoding 3,4-dihydroxy-2-butanone-4-phosphate synthase (EggNog:ENOG503NVCF; COG:H), which produces MFDPVDEVVTDVKEGKFVVILDDEDRENEGDAIIAASKVTTEQMAWFIKHTSGFICISLTPARLQALDLPMMVPQNTERHKTAYTITVDYLHGTTTGISAHDRALTARMLADPSLGATRDDFSRPGHLNPLRYTEGGVQVRFGHTEAAVDLVKAAGLPPAGLLCEIVDPDDAKGGIAARDACLKFAKEHGLKITTIEKLRAWQNEHGAQPCT; this is translated from the coding sequence ATGTTTGATCCGGTGGATGAGGTGGTGACGGATGTCAAAGAGGGCAAGTTTGTCGTGATTCTCGACGATGAGGACCGTGAGAATGAAGGCGATGCGATAATTGCCGCGAGCAAAGTCACGACCGAGCAGATGGCTTGGTTCATCAAGCACACAAGCGGGTTTATTTGCATTTCGCTCACACcagcgcgcttgcaagCGCTGGATTTACCCATGATGGTGCCGCAGAACACGGAGCGGCACAAGACTGCGTACACAATCACGGTGGACTACCTGCACGGGACAACAACGGGGATCTCGGCGCACGATCGTGCCCTGACCGCACGGATGCTCGCTGATCCTTCGcttggcgcgacgcgcgacgacTTTTCCCGGCCTGGCCACTTGAACCCTTTGCGGTACACCGAGGGCGGTGTTCAGGTGCGTTTCGGCCACACAGAGGCTGCGGTAGATTTGGTCAAGGCGGCTGGGCTGCCGCCCGCCGGGCTTTTGTGTGAGATCGTGGATCCAGACGATGCCAAGGGCGGaattgcagcgcgcgatgcgtgcCTCAAGTTTGCCAAAGAGCATGGCCTCAAAATCACTACTATTGAAAAGTTGCGTGCTTGGCAGAatgagcacggcgcgcagccatGTACATAG
- the MIC60 gene encoding MICOS complex subunit mic60 (EggNog:ENOG503Q3JX; COG:M): MMLRPRVHPGTVQRLARVRTLRCSFQLYTTDAPIPAKKGGFVSGVIKYTVLGALVVYGGGVLGARYNTDFRIAFEEHVPGGKMLLDFIEHPDLRKDLQKLDMDEAVAKAANQVRARFSDLSSKVMQNSHVRQSRADIEKSAAELHSKVMTQLEDLKKDAKLEGQDKMKELANIDWQQRASDLAEKSIDQVREQAVAAAAKVGEALPKNVRDALPLPAPASQEPVYEAMLPVGFEAPVGYKPPTRERKLVAPDPNNDDARLRADPTAPKLPQLVPALSKLSVSEPVVKQLAGTIDELAVFLRDTPNAGANAKTVLESAKIDLEQLLSRMDQIKRTDAKKLDLKLEKQAKEFEAVIAKHAEKAAGELGKRDKDWQTKLDKVQDEETALFKGRLAKELEAQSAIINERLRQEVMAQGVELQRKWAKQIHAKVEEERAGRLAHLDALASELDSIESLSEANAKSLEETIHLNTATASLRALRAAIDGDAPSAEPNAYVRHTFSKQLDRLRRTELAKKDALVGAAVTAVDATNAANDGVESPATLHEWFVLGLAPSLRKVALLPEQGAGIVAYLVSSTLSPLLFARKGLVPGDDVASTVARAEWYLDHNDLDSATRELNQLRGWSKVLAGDWLGAARKRLEVDQAMDLIDMQTAFATLLKT, encoded by the coding sequence ATGATGCTCAGGCCCCGCGTGCACCCTGGAacggtgcagcgcctggcAAGGGTACGTACACTGCGCTGCTCATTCCAGCTATACACGACCGACGCACCTATCCCTGCCAAAAAAGGTGGTTTTGTCTCGGGTGTTATCAAGTACaccgtgctcggcgcgctcgtcgtttacggcggcggcgtccttggcgcgcgatATAACACCGATTTCCGCATCGCATTCGAGGAGCATGTTCCCGGCGGCAAGATGCTGCTGGATTTCATCGAGCATCCCGACCTGCGCAAAGATCTGCAGAAACTAGACATGGACGAAGCCGTGGCCAAGGCTGCCAACCAGGTGCGCGCCCGCTTTAGCGATCTCAGCAGCAAGGTTATGCAAAACTCGCATGTGCGGCAGTCGCGTGCCGACATCGAGAAGAGTGCCGCGGAGCTGCACAGCAAGGTGATGACCCAATTGGAGGATCTCAAGAAGGATGCCAAGCTCGAGGGCCAGGACAAGATGAAGGAGCTCGCCAACATCGACTGGCAGCAGCGGGCATCGGATCTTGCAGAAAAATCGATTGACCAGGTGCGTGAGCAAGCCGTGGCCGCTGCGGCCAAGGTCGGCGAAGCGCTCCCGAagaatgtgcgcgacgctttACCGCTGCCCGCTCCTGCATCGCAGGAGCCCGTGTACGAAGCGATGCTGCCTGTAGGATTTGAAGCGCCCGTGGGATACAAGCCGCCGACCAgggagcgcaagctggtCGCACCCGATCCCAACAACGACGACGCGCGTCTGCGTGCCGATCCCACCGCGCCGAAACTGCCGCAGCTCGTGCCGGCGCTCTCGAAACTGAGCGTGTCGGAGCCCGTGGTGAAGCAGCTCGCCGGCACGATCGATGAGCTTGCCGTGTTTTTGCGCGATACGCCCAACGCCGGCGCGAATGCCAAGACCGTGCTGGAATCGGCCAAGATCGatctcgagcagctgctcagCCGCATGGACCAAATCAAGCGTACGGACGCCAAGAAGCTCGATCTGAAGCTGGAAAAGCAGGCAAAGGAGTTTGAGGCCGTCATTGCCAAGCACGCGGAAAAGGCTGCCGGCGAactcggcaagcgcgacaaggaCTGGCAGACGAAGCTGGACAAGGTGCAGGACGAGGAGACGGCCTTGTTCAAGGGTCGCCTTGCCAaagagctcgaggcgcagtCTGCCATCATTAACGAGCGTCTGCGCCAGGAAGTCATGGCGCAAGGcgtcgagctgcagcgcaaatgGGCGAAGCAGATCCACGCCAAAGTCGAGGAAGAGCGTGCCgggcgcttggcgcatctcgatgcgcttgcgtcggaGCTGGATTCCATCGAGAGCTTGTCCGAGGCGAACGCGAAATCGCTCGAGGAGACGATCCACCTCAACACGGCAACTGCCAGCctgcgtgccttgcgcgctgcgattgatggcgatgcgccgagcgccgagcCCAACGCATATGTGCGCCACACGTTCtccaagcagctcgaccgcctgcggcgcaccgagctGGCCAAGAAGGACGCGCTtgtcggcgccgcagtCACCGCTGTCGACGCGACGAATGCGGCAAACGACGGCGTGGAGAGTCCTGCTACGCTGCACGAGTGGTTCGTCCTTGGGCTTGCGCCGAGCCTGCGCAAGGTTGCGCTCCTTCCCGAGCAAGGGGCTGGTATTGTGGCGTACCTTGTAAGCAGCACACTCAGTCCGCTGCTCTTTGCACGCAAGGGCCTCGTGCCGGGAGACGATGTCGCGAGCACTGTTGCACGTGCGGAATGGTACTTGGACCACAACGATCTCGATAgcgccacgcgcgagctcaaCCAGCTCCGCGGCTGGAGCAAAGTGCTGGCGGGCGACTGGctgggcgcggcacgcaaaCGTCTTGAGGTGGACCAGGCGATGGACTTAATCGACATGCAGACTGCGTTTGCTACGTTGCTGAAAACATAG
- the ADK1 gene encoding adenylate kinase (EggNog:ENOG503NV5B; COG:F) has translation MASELSYLKSLVNELNEKIKTLEQGLQGPAGPAGSAEGIRMILVGPPGAGKGTQAPNILKRFNNMVCHLATGDLLREQVAQGTDLGKQAKAIMESGSLVSDEIMVNMIKEQLENNKDCQKGFVLDGFPRTSGQAEKLDSMLARRKQKIDNVVELQIPDQLLISRILGRLVHPASGRSYHTEFNPPSVPMTDDVTGEPLMHRSDDNEGTLCKRLSTYHQQTRAVTEYYKQRGIWSPIDATQKPAVVWQSICAIFDKPK, from the coding sequence ATGGCTTCAGAGTTGAGCTACCTGAAATCGCTCGTGAACGAGCTCAACGAAAAAATCAagacgctcgagcaagGCCTGCAGGGTCCAGCGGGCCCTGCAGGTTCTGCTGAGGGCATACGTATGATCCTTGTCGGCCCGCCGGGTGCAGGGAAAGggacgcaagcgccaaaCATTCTCAAGCGTTTCAACAACATGGTGTGCCACCTCGCCACGGGAGATCTCCTCCGCGAGCAGGTTGCTCAAGGTACGGATCTCGGAAAACAGGCCAAGGCGATCATGGAAAGTGGTAGCCTGGTCAGTGACGAAATCATGGTAAACATGATCAAAGAGCAGCTTGAGAACAACAAAGACTGCCAGAAGGGCTTTGTCCTTGATGGCTTCCCGCGCACCTCGGGACAGGCAGAGAAGCTTGATTCGATGCTTGCGAGGCGCAAGCAGAAAATCGACAACGTCGTGGAGCTCCAAATTCCTGACCAGCTGCTCATCAGCCGTATCCTCGGCCGTCTCGTCCACCCCGCAAGCGGCCGCAGCTACCACACTGAGTTCAACCCTCCCTCTGTTCCGATGACGGACGATGTCACTGGCGAGCCGCTCATGCACCGCTCGGACGACAATGAGGGGACGCTGTGTAAGCGCCTCAGTACGTACCACCAGCAAACCCGTGCTGTGACAGAGTACTACAAGCAGCGGGGTATCTGGTCACCGATTGACGCGACGCAGAAGCCCGCTGTTGTCTGGCAGTCGATTTGTGCAATCTTTGATAAACCGAAGTGA